One genomic region from Deinococcus budaensis encodes:
- a CDS encoding type II toxin-antitoxin system VapB family antitoxin, producing MKTAISLDDQTFAEAEALAQKLRLTRSELYRAALREYLARHSGEDVTAALDRVYGAGGESEDDVRREAARRTFEANEW from the coding sequence ATGAAAACTGCCATCTCCCTTGACGACCAGACCTTCGCCGAGGCCGAGGCTCTGGCGCAGAAACTCCGTCTCACCCGGAGCGAGCTGTACCGGGCGGCCCTGCGCGAGTATCTGGCCCGGCATAGCGGCGAGGATGTGACGGCGGCCCTCGACCGCGTGTATGGGGCAGGCGGCGAATCAGAAGATGACGTGCGGCGCGAGGCGGCCCGGCGCACCTTCGAGGCGAACGAGTGGTGA
- a CDS encoding type II toxin-antitoxin system PemK/MazF family toxin, with the protein MTSRGEIWWADLGEPVGSRPAFIRPVLVLQADSFNRSRIATVIVAVMTSNLALAEAPGNVLLETHRTRLPKDSVVNVSALVTLNKPELTERVSELSITAMQEVEAGLRLVLGL; encoded by the coding sequence GTGACCTCACGGGGCGAGATCTGGTGGGCGGACCTGGGGGAACCCGTGGGCAGCCGTCCGGCCTTCATCCGCCCGGTGTTGGTGCTCCAGGCCGACAGCTTCAACCGGAGCCGCATCGCCACCGTCATCGTCGCCGTGATGACCAGTAACCTCGCGCTGGCTGAAGCGCCAGGCAACGTCCTTCTAGAAACCCACCGCACACGTCTTCCCAAAGACAGCGTGGTGAACGTCTCGGCGCTGGTCACGCTGAACAAGCCCGAACTCACCGAACGGGTCTCCGAACTCAGCATCACGGCCATGCAAGAGGTCGAGGCCGGGCTACGGCTGGTGTTGGGGCTGTAG
- a CDS encoding YwbE family protein gives MPPSRSQIRPGLTVDIVQKQDQPTGKLTRGVVAALLTKSPTHPHGIKVRLTSGQVGRVQVVVGAEG, from the coding sequence ATGCCCCCTTCCCGTTCCCAGATTCGCCCCGGCCTTACTGTGGACATCGTGCAGAAGCAGGACCAGCCCACGGGCAAGCTCACGCGCGGCGTGGTCGCGGCGCTGCTCACCAAGTCGCCCACCCACCCGCACGGCATCAAGGTGCGGTTGACCTCCGGGCAGGTGGGGCGGGTGCAGGTGGTCGTGGGCGCGGAAGGCTAG
- the otsB gene encoding trehalose-phosphatase yields the protein MSLPPDLLTLGERPLLVLADYDGTLAPTVPRPEQAWPEPGAREALARLLAAGRHRAAVVTGRRAEQVHAFLNLPDLPVVGLHGMEWPGEDLSTPDPRPLREIAAWLPDVPGLRLEDKGWTLAVHFREVPGEQQAEVEAALAAIPLPPGWEAIAGKKVREFRPGGFGKGRAAGRLAGMHPDHLPVFLGDDVTDEEGFVRLRALGGVTVKVGEGETAAEYRVGSPADVVPLLRAWAGA from the coding sequence ATGAGCCTGCCCCCCGACCTGCTGACCCTGGGCGAGCGCCCGCTGCTCGTCCTGGCCGACTACGACGGCACCCTGGCCCCCACCGTCCCCCGCCCGGAGCAGGCGTGGCCGGAGCCGGGAGCGCGGGAGGCGCTGGCGCGGCTGCTCGCGGCGGGGCGGCACCGCGCGGCCGTCGTGACCGGGCGCCGAGCGGAACAGGTTCACGCCTTCCTCAACCTCCCCGACCTTCCGGTGGTCGGCCTGCACGGGATGGAGTGGCCCGGCGAGGACCTGTCCACCCCCGACCCGCGCCCCCTGCGTGAGATCGCCGCTTGGCTGCCCGACGTGCCTGGCCTGCGCCTGGAGGACAAGGGCTGGACCCTGGCCGTCCACTTCCGTGAGGTGCCGGGGGAGCAGCAGGCCGAGGTGGAAGCGGCCCTTGCTGCCATCCCCCTCCCCCCCGGTTGGGAGGCCATCGCCGGAAAGAAGGTGCGCGAGTTCCGGCCCGGCGGCTTCGGCAAGGGCCGCGCGGCGGGGCGGCTGGCGGGGATGCACCCCGATCACCTTCCCGTTTTCCTGGGCGACGACGTGACCGACGAGGAAGGCTTCGTGCGGCTGCGGGCGCTGGGCGGCGTGACGGTCAAGGTGGGGGAGGGCGAGACCGCCGCCGAGTACCGGGTGGGCAGCCCCGCCGACGTGGTGCCGCTGCTGCGGGCCTGGGCGGGCGCCTAG
- a CDS encoding alpha,alpha-trehalose-phosphate synthase (UDP-forming) has product MGLIVVSNREPYAPQRGEGGELRWTPSIGGLTAALDPALQRAGGTWIAWGEARPEITQVDLPQGDPRYRLKRVRLGEAEVREYYHGFSNRALWPVSHYFIERTSYQAAQWRTYVEVNRRFAQAAVESDQGGDAIWVHDYQLALVPRMVRDALPNARIGFFWHIPWPSSEVFRTLPWDRELLDGVLGADLIGMHTPDYVRHFLSACRHVLGAETEGDTVRWQGRVSRVVDRPIGIEVEALETLAASPEVEEAADRIRRTLQTQILLGVDRLDYTKGIPERLEAFGAFLDRHPEARGRVTLLQIAVPSREQVESYRQLRTRVEGLVGRINGRHTRDGWSPIQYIYRGMGRDELVAHYRAADVMVVTPLRDGLNLVAKEFLACSRDGVLILSRFAGAADELPEAVQVNPYSPEGLAEAFLQALNMPLDEKKARLQRLRGRLHGSDLKAWTDGFVRELAGA; this is encoded by the coding sequence ATGGGACTCATCGTCGTCTCCAACCGCGAACCGTACGCGCCCCAGCGTGGGGAGGGCGGCGAACTGCGCTGGACGCCCTCCATCGGTGGACTGACGGCGGCGCTAGACCCGGCCTTGCAGCGCGCGGGCGGCACCTGGATCGCCTGGGGCGAGGCCCGGCCCGAGATCACCCAGGTGGACCTGCCCCAGGGTGACCCGCGCTACCGCCTGAAGCGGGTGCGCCTGGGCGAGGCCGAGGTGCGCGAGTACTACCACGGCTTTTCCAACCGGGCGCTGTGGCCGGTGAGCCACTACTTTATCGAGCGGACGAGCTATCAGGCGGCCCAGTGGCGAACCTACGTGGAGGTCAACCGCCGCTTCGCGCAGGCCGCCGTGGAGAGTGACCAGGGGGGCGACGCCATCTGGGTTCACGATTACCAGCTCGCGCTGGTGCCCCGCATGGTCCGCGACGCGCTGCCGAACGCCCGCATCGGCTTTTTCTGGCACATCCCCTGGCCGTCTTCCGAGGTGTTCCGCACCCTGCCCTGGGACCGCGAGCTGCTGGACGGCGTCCTGGGCGCCGACCTGATCGGGATGCACACGCCCGATTACGTGCGGCACTTCCTCTCGGCCTGCCGCCACGTGCTGGGCGCCGAGACGGAGGGGGACACGGTGCGCTGGCAGGGCCGCGTCTCGCGGGTGGTGGACCGGCCCATCGGGATCGAGGTGGAGGCCCTGGAGACCCTGGCGGCCAGCCCCGAGGTCGAGGAAGCCGCCGACCGCATCCGCCGCACGCTCCAGACCCAGATTCTGCTAGGCGTGGACCGCCTGGACTACACCAAGGGGATTCCCGAGCGCCTGGAGGCCTTCGGCGCCTTTCTGGACCGTCACCCGGAGGCGCGCGGGCGGGTCACGCTGCTCCAGATCGCGGTGCCCAGCCGCGAGCAGGTCGAGTCCTACCGCCAACTGCGGACGCGGGTGGAAGGGCTGGTGGGCCGCATCAACGGCCGGCACACGCGGGACGGCTGGTCGCCCATCCAGTACATCTACCGGGGCATGGGCCGGGACGAACTGGTGGCCCACTACCGCGCCGCCGACGTGATGGTCGTCACGCCCCTGCGCGACGGCCTGAACCTCGTCGCCAAGGAGTTCCTGGCCTGCTCACGCGACGGCGTGCTGATCCTCTCGCGCTTCGCTGGGGCCGCCGACGAACTCCCCGAAGCGGTGCAGGTCAACCCCTACAGCCCCGAAGGGCTGGCGGAAGCGTTCCTCCAGGCCCTGAACATGCCTCTGGACGAGAAAAAAGCCCGGCTCCAGCGGCTGCGGGGGCGCCTGCATGGAAGTGACCTGAAAGCCTGGACCGACGGCTTCGTGCGGGAGCTGGCCGGAGCATGA
- a CDS encoding SDR family oxidoreductase produces MLNGKVALVTGAASGIGAGTARRFAQEGARVVLADVQDEEGQQVQGEITGAGGQALYVHCDVSDADSVRRAVEAGVQAFGRLDIVFANAGVNGVWAPIDELQPDEWDQTLAINLRGTYLTVHFAVPHLKRAGGGSIIITSSVNGNRTFSSPGASAYSTSKAGQVAFMKMIALELGRDGIRCNAVCPGLIHTNIEERTEHKGTEKLGIEVELPEGSPALNEGEGEPVDVADTCLFLASDLSRHVSGVELYVDGGASLLR; encoded by the coding sequence ATGTTGAACGGGAAAGTCGCGTTGGTGACCGGAGCCGCCAGCGGCATCGGGGCGGGGACGGCCCGCCGCTTCGCTCAGGAAGGCGCCCGCGTGGTGCTGGCCGACGTGCAAGACGAGGAAGGCCAGCAGGTGCAGGGCGAGATCACCGGGGCAGGCGGGCAGGCCCTCTACGTCCACTGCGACGTGTCGGACGCGGACTCGGTGCGGCGGGCGGTGGAAGCCGGGGTGCAGGCGTTCGGGCGGCTCGACATCGTGTTCGCCAACGCGGGCGTCAACGGGGTGTGGGCGCCCATCGACGAGCTTCAGCCCGACGAGTGGGACCAGACCCTCGCCATCAACCTGCGGGGCACCTACCTGACGGTCCACTTCGCGGTGCCGCACCTCAAGCGGGCGGGCGGCGGGAGCATCATCATCACCAGCAGCGTGAACGGCAACCGCACCTTTTCCAGCCCCGGCGCGAGCGCCTACAGCACCTCCAAGGCCGGGCAGGTCGCCTTTATGAAGATGATCGCGCTGGAACTGGGCCGCGACGGGATTCGCTGCAACGCCGTGTGCCCGGGGCTGATCCACACCAACATCGAGGAGCGCACCGAGCACAAGGGCACCGAGAAACTCGGCATCGAGGTCGAGCTGCCCGAGGGGAGCCCGGCGCTGAACGAGGGCGAGGGCGAACCCGTGGACGTGGCCGACACCTGCCTCTTCCTGGCCTCCGACCTCAGCCGCCACGTGTCGGGGGTCGAGCTGTACGTGGACGGCGGGGCCTCGCTGCTGCGCTGA
- a CDS encoding SMP-30/gluconolactonase/LRE family protein produces the protein MTPLTATRPEFLDLFPPGAELTRLAGDFTWAEGPTYVPSRQAVVFSDVRQNRTWRWTDAGRLAEELHPSDHQNGHTLDAQGRLVACSHGQRALLRQEVGGGWTVLADRFGGRRLNSPNDVALHPDGSLWFTDPTYGLDKPEEGYGGEKEQPGNFVYRLAPDGTLSAPIRDRKMPNGLAFQTPGLLLLADTGRDDGQIHAYRVTPDGGAEYRGIWATVRPGKTDGLRVDGAGRVWSSAGDGVHVLSSEGEELGRIQVPETVANLCFGGPEGSSLFMTASTSLYRIETRVRGLEF, from the coding sequence ATGACCCCCCTGACTGCGACCCGCCCCGAGTTTCTCGACCTGTTTCCCCCCGGCGCCGAGCTGACCCGCCTGGCCGGGGACTTCACCTGGGCAGAGGGGCCGACCTATGTGCCCTCCCGCCAGGCCGTGGTCTTCAGCGACGTGCGCCAGAACCGCACCTGGCGCTGGACCGACGCCGGACGGCTGGCAGAGGAACTGCACCCCAGCGACCACCAGAACGGACATACGCTGGACGCGCAGGGCCGCCTGGTCGCCTGCTCGCACGGCCAGCGGGCGCTGCTGCGCCAGGAGGTGGGCGGCGGGTGGACCGTCCTGGCCGACCGCTTTGGGGGCCGGCGCCTGAACAGCCCCAACGACGTGGCCCTGCACCCCGACGGCAGCCTGTGGTTCACCGACCCCACCTACGGCCTCGACAAGCCCGAGGAGGGCTACGGCGGCGAGAAGGAGCAGCCCGGCAACTTCGTGTACCGCCTCGCGCCCGACGGCACGCTGAGTGCCCCCATCCGCGACCGCAAGATGCCCAACGGCCTGGCCTTTCAGACGCCTGGCCTCCTGCTGCTGGCCGACACGGGCAGGGACGACGGCCAGATCCACGCCTACCGGGTGACCCCGGACGGCGGGGCCGAGTACCGGGGCATCTGGGCCACCGTGCGCCCCGGCAAGACCGACGGCCTGCGGGTGGACGGGGCCGGGCGGGTCTGGAGCAGCGCCGGGGACGGTGTGCACGTCCTGTCCTCGGAGGGAGAGGAACTCGGCCGTATCCAGGTGCCCGAGACGGTCGCCAACCTCTGTTTCGGCGGGCCGGAGGGAAGCAGCCTCTTCATGACCGCGAGCACCAGCCTCTACCGCATCGAGACGCGGGTGCGCGGGCTGGAGTTCTGA
- a CDS encoding AfsR/SARP family transcriptional regulator has protein sequence MTEPAVSSPTLHLRTLGDAAVMLRGQPLVWPARSAEELLWYLHAHPDGAYRADLLADLWGLDDDPAAANRFRVALHRLRAALGRADAVAEVRGRYLLHPDLLAASDTAALHAGLRAADLARTEAEREDALRRALACVDGEYLPQVRADWVEGARAYHRAARVRAYVSLSMLHCARRECPLAVQTLGRAVQSDPLIGEDHHQRLMTCLAQTRGRFEAVEHYRRYRRYLRDEVGDTPMPDTVELAERLKAGDLVCREAEQPG, from the coding sequence ATGACCGAGCCTGCCGTTTCCTCCCCCACCCTCCACCTGCGCACGCTGGGCGACGCGGCGGTGATGCTGCGCGGGCAGCCGCTGGTGTGGCCTGCCCGCAGCGCCGAGGAACTGCTGTGGTACCTGCACGCGCACCCCGACGGGGCTTACCGCGCCGACCTGCTGGCCGACCTGTGGGGCCTGGACGACGACCCGGCAGCCGCCAACCGCTTCCGGGTGGCGCTGCACCGTCTGAGGGCCGCGCTGGGCCGCGCCGACGCGGTGGCCGAGGTGCGCGGGCGCTACCTGCTGCACCCCGACCTGCTGGCCGCCAGCGACACGGCGGCGCTGCACGCCGGGCTGCGGGCCGCCGACCTGGCCCGCACCGAGGCCGAGCGCGAGGACGCGCTGCGCCGGGCGCTGGCCTGCGTGGACGGCGAGTATCTGCCGCAGGTGCGCGCCGACTGGGTCGAGGGCGCGCGGGCGTACCACCGGGCGGCGCGGGTGCGGGCCTACGTCTCGCTCTCGATGCTGCACTGCGCGCGGCGCGAGTGCCCGCTGGCGGTGCAGACGCTGGGGCGCGCGGTGCAGTCCGATCCCCTGATCGGGGAAGACCACCACCAGCGCCTGATGACCTGCCTGGCCCAGACGCGCGGGCGCTTCGAGGCGGTCGAGCACTACCGCCGCTACCGCCGCTACCTGCGCGACGAGGTGGGCGACACCCCCATGCCGGACACCGTGGAACTCGCCGAGCGCCTCAAGGCGGGCGACCTGGTCTGCCGTGAGGCCGAGCAGCCGGGCTAG
- a CDS encoding CBS domain-containing protein — protein sequence MSSSPVCVTPGHSVPDAARLLRVRGIRRLPVLEGQHLVGIVTDRDLREALPGQAGTLSLWEATAASPGVCVGDVMRRSVVTTTPDADARGAACTLLQRRIGGMPVVDRSGGVVGMLTVTDLLRDYASARPPEVPSPTDPAHSGPEAPL from the coding sequence ATGTCCAGTTCTCCCGTGTGTGTCACGCCGGGGCACAGCGTTCCCGACGCGGCGCGGCTGCTGCGCGTGCGGGGCATTCGCCGCCTGCCGGTGCTGGAGGGCCAGCACCTGGTCGGCATCGTGACCGACCGTGACCTGCGCGAGGCCCTGCCCGGCCAGGCGGGCACCCTGAGCCTGTGGGAGGCCACCGCCGCGTCCCCGGGCGTGTGCGTGGGGGACGTGATGCGCCGCAGCGTGGTCACCACCACCCCGGACGCGGACGCGCGGGGCGCCGCCTGCACCCTGCTTCAGCGCCGCATCGGCGGAATGCCGGTCGTGGACCGCTCGGGCGGGGTGGTCGGGATGCTCACCGTGACCGACCTGCTGCGCGACTACGCCTCCGCCCGCCCTCCCGAAGTCCCCTCACCCACCGACCCCGCCCACAGCGGCCCGGAGGCTCCCCTATGA
- a CDS encoding cytochrome c oxidase subunit II: MSRPASPAPVPRLEHHTLERYENIWFGIAVVMSVLLFVAVLTSFISGTYSAVQGEGAHHITGVTNGRLDPRNLAATPFAQPGLRENPDGTLEAFVVSRAFAYDPPVLRVPAGRPVTIHVTSADVMHGYYVEGTNINVNVVPGQVASLTATFRQPGDHSVICNEYCGAGHHNMLGRVVVETAQP, from the coding sequence ATGAGCCGTCCTGCCTCCCCGGCGCCGGTTCCCCGGCTCGAACACCACACGCTGGAGCGCTACGAGAACATCTGGTTCGGCATCGCGGTCGTGATGTCGGTGCTGCTCTTTGTCGCGGTGCTCACCAGCTTCATCAGCGGCACCTACTCGGCCGTTCAGGGCGAGGGCGCCCACCACATCACCGGCGTCACCAACGGGCGGCTCGACCCGCGCAACCTCGCGGCGACGCCCTTTGCCCAGCCGGGCCTGCGCGAGAACCCCGACGGCACGCTGGAAGCCTTCGTGGTATCGCGGGCCTTTGCCTACGACCCGCCGGTGCTGCGCGTGCCCGCCGGGCGCCCGGTCACTATCCACGTGACCTCGGCGGACGTGATGCACGGCTACTACGTCGAGGGCACCAACATCAACGTGAACGTGGTGCCCGGCCAGGTCGCCAGCCTGACCGCCACCTTCCGCCAGCCGGGCGACCACAGCGTGATCTGCAACGAGTACTGCGGCGCCGGTCACCACAACATGCTGGGCCGCGTGGTCGTGGAAACCGCGCAGCCCTGA
- a CDS encoding cbb3-type cytochrome c oxidase subunit I: MTTSPLPTRSRPAAAPPPGAASTAARQAPPIADAAYLASLKKVTQYYVVTAFLALFVGVLIGPLQALNYGGINVYELPIIRNLLKSYYQGLSLHGVLNALVFTQFFISGWMLYLPVRDLGMRINMRFAWFTYALMTLGLLLAAVPLLTNRSTLLYTFYPPMQGDALFYIGAAIMVGSSLLVVGQVVNMWLRWKRENPGRVTPLVAFMSVSVWMMWAVASLGIVIEVVVLLIPWSLGLVGGVDPLLSKTLFWWTGHAIVYFWVLPAYISWYAFVPRHAGGRTVSEPLTRLTFVLFLLNSVPVGLHHQYSDPNISVLWKTLHMFLTFLIAVPSLLTAFSVTASLEDGARARGGRGLVGWVTKLPWGNAIFSAQVLAMISFILGGAGGIVNASSTFAGVVHNTAWIPGHFHITVGTATTLSFMGIALWLIPHLTGKRLPSMRLASWAVWTWFVGMMVFALGMHWQGLYGVTRRALVSATAQDVYRDMPIGLPVALTAISGVILLVSAILYFYVLFKMLLSKRVDNGEVSAPIPYSEKISPAGENLATAGKLVRYTEPLMALWLLTLVLVLMMYGPVLGRMIANLQLVPGWRLY, from the coding sequence GTGACGACCTCTCCCCTGCCCACGCGGTCCCGCCCCGCCGCCGCGCCGCCGCCTGGCGCGGCCTCCACCGCCGCGCGGCAAGCGCCGCCCATCGCGGACGCCGCCTACCTCGCCAGCCTGAAAAAAGTCACCCAGTACTACGTCGTGACGGCCTTCCTGGCCCTCTTTGTCGGGGTGCTGATCGGCCCCCTCCAGGCGCTGAACTACGGCGGCATCAACGTCTACGAGCTGCCCATCATCCGCAACCTGCTGAAGTCCTACTACCAGGGTCTCTCGCTGCACGGCGTGCTGAACGCGCTGGTGTTCACCCAGTTTTTCATCTCGGGCTGGATGCTGTACCTGCCGGTGCGTGACCTCGGCATGCGCATCAACATGCGCTTTGCGTGGTTCACCTACGCCCTGATGACCCTGGGGCTGCTGCTGGCCGCCGTGCCGCTGCTCACCAACCGCTCGACGCTGCTGTACACCTTCTATCCGCCGATGCAGGGCGACGCCCTCTTTTACATCGGCGCGGCGATCATGGTGGGGTCGAGCCTGCTGGTCGTCGGGCAGGTCGTCAACATGTGGCTGCGCTGGAAGCGCGAGAACCCCGGCCGGGTCACGCCCCTGGTCGCCTTCATGAGCGTGTCGGTCTGGATGATGTGGGCCGTCGCCTCGCTGGGCATCGTGATCGAGGTCGTGGTGCTGCTGATCCCCTGGTCGCTGGGACTGGTCGGCGGTGTGGACCCGCTGCTCTCCAAGACGCTCTTTTGGTGGACCGGGCACGCCATCGTGTACTTCTGGGTGCTTCCGGCCTACATCTCGTGGTACGCCTTCGTGCCCCGGCACGCGGGGGGCCGCACGGTCTCCGAGCCGCTGACCCGGCTGACTTTCGTGCTGTTCCTGCTCAACAGCGTCCCCGTCGGCCTGCACCACCAGTACTCGGACCCCAACATCTCGGTGCTGTGGAAGACGCTGCACATGTTCCTGACCTTCCTGATCGCGGTGCCCAGCCTGCTCACCGCCTTCAGCGTGACCGCCTCGCTGGAAGACGGCGCGCGGGCCAGGGGCGGGCGCGGCCTGGTGGGCTGGGTGACCAAGCTGCCCTGGGGCAACGCGATTTTCAGCGCGCAGGTGCTGGCGATGATCTCCTTCATCCTGGGCGGCGCGGGGGGCATCGTGAACGCCAGCTCCACCTTTGCAGGCGTGGTCCACAACACCGCCTGGATTCCGGGGCACTTCCACATCACGGTGGGCACCGCCACGACCCTGAGCTTCATGGGGATCGCGCTGTGGCTGATTCCGCACCTCACCGGCAAGCGGCTGCCCAGCATGAGACTCGCGTCGTGGGCGGTGTGGACCTGGTTCGTCGGCATGATGGTCTTCGCGCTGGGGATGCACTGGCAGGGGCTGTACGGGGTGACGCGCCGGGCGCTCGTGAGCGCGACCGCGCAGGACGTGTACCGCGACATGCCCATCGGGCTGCCGGTCGCCTTGACGGCGATCAGCGGCGTGATCCTGCTCGTCAGCGCCATTCTCTACTTCTATGTCCTGTTCAAGATGCTGCTCTCGAAGCGGGTCGACAACGGTGAGGTCAGCGCGCCGATTCCCTACAGCGAGAAGATCAGCCCCGCCGGGGAGAACCTGGCGACGGCGGGCAAGTTGGTCCGCTACACCGAGCCGCTGATGGCGCTGTGGCTGCTGACCCTGGTGCTGGTCCTGATGATGTACGGCCCGGTCCTGGGCCGCATGATCGCCAACCTGCAACTCGTGCCCGGCTGGAGGCTGTACTGA
- a CDS encoding c-type cytochrome: MSEDRSFSGREIAAVLTFVVLAGATALVSYRSGLNVAGGSGGAEVAAAVASAPVNGQALYVGNCAGCHGAQAQGGVGPGLANSAAWSEADFQAAVLHGKGAGGRTLAPVMPRFAEAGLDGKDATPEQIGAIHAYVKGL; the protein is encoded by the coding sequence ATGAGTGAGGACCGTTCCTTCAGCGGGCGCGAGATTGCCGCCGTGCTCACCTTCGTGGTGCTGGCCGGAGCCACCGCCCTGGTCTCGTACCGCTCGGGCCTGAACGTGGCGGGCGGCAGCGGCGGGGCCGAGGTCGCGGCAGCCGTCGCGAGTGCCCCGGTCAACGGGCAGGCGCTGTATGTGGGCAACTGCGCGGGCTGCCACGGCGCCCAGGCGCAGGGCGGCGTCGGCCCCGGCCTGGCGAACAGCGCCGCGTGGTCGGAGGCCGACTTCCAGGCCGCCGTCCTGCACGGCAAGGGGGCGGGCGGGCGCACCCTCGCGCCCGTCATGCCGCGCTTTGCAGAGGCGGGCCTCGACGGCAAGGACGCCACGCCCGAACAGATCGGCGCGATTCACGCCTACGTCAAGGGGCTGTAA
- the mutY gene encoding A/G-specific adenine glycosylase, giving the protein MTPSPTDLPALRAALLAWFDRSGRALPWRVGPEGGRDPYRVWVSEVLLQQTQVARGRVYFERFMEAFPTVEALASAPIDAVLKAWEGCGYYARARNLHRAAGIIAQEGFPAHYAGWRALPGVGPYTAAAVASLSGGEARAVNDGNVRRVLARLGGERQPTERWVQARADELLDPARPGAWNEAVMDLGATVCTPKNPKCPECPVSASCAALASGDPAAFPAPKVRAEVREVRAVALLLGDTQAAVLERREGTLLGGLMGLPTQLLAPDELPAAALERLAARLGARVTGELGTVTHTMTHRRVTLSVYGGEGGPPRTPVAAEALSRLDHKALALWERREGSLFAERKS; this is encoded by the coding sequence GTGACTCCCTCCCCCACCGACCTCCCTGCCCTGCGCGCCGCGCTGCTGGCGTGGTTTGACCGCTCGGGCCGCGCGCTGCCGTGGCGGGTGGGACCGGAAGGCGGGCGCGACCCTTACCGGGTGTGGGTGTCCGAGGTGCTGCTTCAGCAGACGCAGGTGGCGCGCGGGCGGGTGTATTTCGAGCGCTTCATGGAGGCGTTCCCGACGGTGGAGGCGCTGGCCTCGGCGCCCATTGACGCCGTGCTGAAGGCCTGGGAGGGCTGCGGCTACTACGCGCGGGCGAGAAACCTGCACCGGGCGGCGGGGATCATCGCGCAGGAAGGTTTCCCGGCGCATTACGCGGGCTGGCGGGCGCTGCCGGGCGTGGGGCCGTACACGGCGGCGGCGGTGGCGAGCCTCTCGGGGGGGGAGGCCCGCGCCGTGAACGACGGCAACGTGCGGCGGGTGCTGGCCCGGCTGGGCGGCGAGCGCCAGCCGACTGAACGCTGGGTCCAGGCCCGCGCCGACGAACTGCTCGACCCCGCCCGCCCCGGCGCCTGGAACGAAGCGGTGATGGACCTGGGCGCGACGGTCTGCACGCCCAAAAACCCGAAGTGCCCGGAATGCCCGGTCTCGGCATCGTGTGCGGCCCTCGCCTCGGGCGACCCGGCGGCCTTTCCGGCGCCCAAGGTCCGGGCGGAGGTGCGCGAGGTCCGCGCGGTGGCCCTGCTGCTGGGCGACACGCAGGCCGCCGTGCTCGAACGCCGCGAGGGAACCCTCCTCGGCGGCCTGATGGGCCTGCCCACCCAGTTGCTCGCCCCGGATGAGCTACCGGCGGCGGCCCTGGAGCGTCTCGCCGCCCGCCTCGGCGCCCGCGTGACCGGCGAACTGGGCACCGTCACCCATACCATGACCCACCGCCGCGTGACCCTGAGCGTGTACGGCGGTGAGGGCGGCCCCCCGCGTACCCCCGTCGCCGCCGAGGCCCTTTCCCGGCTGGACCACAAGGCGCTGGCGCTGTGGGAGCGGCGGGAGGGGTCGCTGTTCGCCGAGAGGAAGAGCTGA
- a CDS encoding isoprenyl transferase has product MSRKPVKTALRTAKKTRDAARGALLWGYERRLAREVRAHGKLPRHLGLILDGNRRFARASGMQRELGHTFGADKAHEVLQWCLELGIPAATIWVLSTDNAGRDPGELAHILSLLEREARNLATDPRIHANRVRVRAIGQHEAFPPQVLGALRELEEKTAGYDGMLLNIAVGYGGREEIVDAVKQHLTAQAQAGHTLAEVAETLEPEHISAHLYTAGTPDPDFIIRTSGEIRLSGFMLWQSVYSEFYFCDVYWPGFRRVDFLRALRDFQGRDRRFGR; this is encoded by the coding sequence ATGAGCCGCAAGCCCGTCAAAACCGCCCTCCGCACCGCCAAAAAGACGCGGGACGCGGCGCGCGGCGCCCTGCTGTGGGGCTACGAGCGGCGCCTGGCCCGCGAGGTCCGCGCGCACGGCAAGCTGCCCCGCCACCTGGGCCTGATTCTCGACGGCAACCGCCGCTTTGCCCGCGCCAGCGGCATGCAGCGCGAGCTGGGGCACACCTTCGGCGCCGACAAGGCCCACGAGGTGCTGCAATGGTGCCTGGAACTGGGCATTCCGGCGGCCACCATCTGGGTGCTGTCCACCGACAACGCGGGGCGCGACCCCGGGGAACTCGCCCACATCCTCAGCCTGCTGGAGCGCGAGGCCCGCAACCTCGCCACCGATCCACGCATCCACGCCAACCGGGTGCGGGTGCGGGCCATCGGGCAGCACGAGGCCTTTCCGCCGCAGGTGCTGGGCGCCCTGCGCGAGCTGGAGGAAAAGACGGCCGGGTACGACGGGATGCTGCTGAACATCGCCGTGGGGTACGGGGGCCGCGAGGAGATCGTGGACGCGGTCAAGCAGCACCTGACCGCGCAGGCCCAGGCGGGCCACACGCTGGCCGAGGTGGCCGAGACGCTGGAACCGGAACACATCAGCGCGCACCTCTACACGGCGGGCACGCCCGACCCCGATTTCATCATCCGCACCAGCGGCGAGATCCGCCTCAGCGGCTTCATGCTGTGGCAAAGCGTGTATTCGGAGTTCTACTTCTGCGACGTGTACTGGCCGGGCTTCCGGCGGGTGGACTTCCTGCGCGCCCTGCGCGACTTTCAGGGCCGCGACCGCCGCTTCGGGCGCTGA